From Microbacterium sp. LWH11-1.2, one genomic window encodes:
- a CDS encoding VOC family protein: MPVTGPDFLSLQARDLAASQAFYEKYLGLVRSPAGPPHAVVFETTPIAFALRDVVPGTDLSSGEHPGIGAAIWLHATDVQTIHDALVADGHTIASAPIDGPFGRTFTFADPDGYRITLHDRA, from the coding sequence ATGCCCGTCACCGGCCCCGATTTCCTCTCTCTCCAGGCTCGCGATCTCGCCGCTTCTCAGGCGTTCTACGAGAAGTACCTCGGTCTCGTGCGCTCCCCCGCGGGGCCGCCGCACGCGGTCGTGTTCGAGACGACCCCGATCGCCTTCGCACTGCGCGACGTGGTCCCCGGCACGGATCTGTCGTCCGGCGAGCACCCCGGCATCGGCGCGGCGATCTGGCTGCACGCCACCGACGTCCAGACGATCCACGACGCCCTCGTCGCCGACGGGCACACCATCGCCTCGGCGCCGATCGACGGGCCGTTCGGCCGCACGTTCACGTTCGCCGACCCGGACGGCTACCGGATCACGCTGCACGACCGCGCGTAG
- a CDS encoding SDR family oxidoreductase, protein MTDRLQNKTALVTGSTSNIGRAIATALAAEGAHVIVSGRDADRGAEVVQEIRDTGGRADFVRADLTGDPAASASLATETLALTGGRLDILVNNAGVYPRHSTEDAGDDLFDLIYGVNVKAPFHLVQALVAPLTKSHGVILNLGSWVARLAVPSSPLYSSSKAAMEALTRAWSSELGPRGIRVVGVSPGVIRPLGSDPDAPHSADTMMADAPAGRAGEASDIAAAAVYLVSDESVFVHGTTLDVDGGRANVAMSAERDAA, encoded by the coding sequence ATGACAGACAGACTGCAGAACAAGACCGCTCTCGTCACGGGCTCGACGAGCAACATCGGACGCGCCATCGCGACCGCGTTGGCCGCAGAGGGCGCCCACGTCATCGTCTCGGGGCGCGACGCCGATCGCGGTGCCGAAGTCGTCCAGGAGATCCGCGACACCGGCGGGCGAGCCGACTTCGTGCGCGCCGATCTCACCGGGGATCCGGCGGCCAGCGCCTCCCTCGCCACCGAGACGCTCGCGCTCACCGGCGGTCGTCTCGACATCCTCGTCAACAACGCCGGCGTCTACCCGCGGCACTCCACGGAGGATGCCGGCGACGACCTGTTCGACCTGATCTACGGTGTGAACGTGAAGGCGCCGTTCCATCTGGTGCAGGCTCTCGTCGCGCCGCTCACGAAGAGCCACGGCGTCATCCTCAACCTCGGTTCCTGGGTCGCGCGGCTCGCGGTGCCGTCGAGCCCGCTCTATTCGTCGTCGAAGGCGGCGATGGAGGCGCTGACGCGGGCCTGGTCGTCGGAGCTCGGGCCCCGTGGCATCCGAGTGGTGGGCGTCTCCCCCGGCGTGATCCGGCCGCTCGGCTCCGATCCGGATGCTCCGCACAGCGCCGACACGATGATGGCCGATGCTCCCGCGGGCCGCGCGGGCGAGGCGTCCGACATCGCCGCGGCAGCCGTCTACCTCGTCTCGGACGAATCGGTGTTCGTGCACGGCACGACGCTCGATGTCGACGGCGGACGTGCGAACGTCGCGATGTCGGCGGAGCGAGACGCGGCCTGA
- a CDS encoding TOBE domain-containing protein, with protein sequence MQTYRIARAAQLLGVSDDTVRRWIDHGLLPVTDAVPAEIPGDALAARAVALAEEAKAADHLLSSARNRFVGIVTRVQIDGLMAQVDLQAGPHRVVSLMSAEAARELHLEVGSLATASVKATQVVVELPKD encoded by the coding sequence ATGCAGACCTACCGCATCGCACGCGCCGCGCAGCTCCTCGGCGTGAGCGACGACACCGTCCGGCGCTGGATCGATCACGGACTCCTGCCCGTGACGGATGCCGTCCCGGCGGAGATCCCGGGCGACGCGCTCGCCGCCCGCGCGGTCGCGCTCGCCGAGGAGGCGAAGGCCGCGGACCACCTGCTGTCCAGCGCCCGCAACCGCTTCGTCGGCATCGTCACGCGCGTGCAGATCGACGGGCTGATGGCCCAGGTCGATCTCCAGGCGGGCCCGCACCGGGTCGTGTCGCTGATGTCAGCGGAGGCCGCGCGCGAACTGCATCTCGAGGTCGGCTCTCTCGCCACCGCATCCGTCAAGGCGACGCAGGTCGTCGTCGAACTCCCGAAGGACTGA
- a CDS encoding MarR family transcriptional regulator: MNQDRAGVDLATSLGYLLKEAASALRFEMEAVLRPLGMTVTHYACLELLAQRPGLSSSELARGTFVTRQSMNVLLQALERDGSVTRPAEAPVGKVLPARLTPVGRERLAAASSAVRAVEVRMLGGMSVREQAEARRILRSMIHSLRDSGETASS; this comes from the coding sequence ATGAATCAAGACCGTGCGGGCGTCGACCTCGCGACCTCCCTGGGCTACCTGCTGAAGGAAGCCGCGAGCGCCCTGCGCTTCGAGATGGAGGCGGTTCTGCGGCCGCTCGGCATGACCGTCACCCATTACGCCTGCCTCGAGCTGCTGGCGCAGCGCCCTGGGCTCTCGAGTTCCGAACTCGCACGGGGCACGTTCGTGACCCGGCAGTCGATGAACGTCCTGCTGCAGGCGCTGGAGCGTGACGGGTCGGTGACGCGCCCCGCCGAGGCGCCCGTGGGCAAGGTGCTTCCCGCGCGGCTCACGCCCGTCGGTCGGGAGCGGCTCGCGGCGGCGAGCTCTGCGGTCCGAGCGGTGGAGGTCCGGATGCTGGGCGGGATGTCCGTGCGGGAACAGGCGGAGGCGCGCAGGATCCTCCGCAGCATGATCCACTCGCTGCGCGACTCCGGCGAAACGGCGTCGTCCTGA
- the moaA gene encoding GTP 3',8-cyclase MoaA, translating into MTAVPVVIGVRAPEVITAPGTAPTSGALVDTHGRVHRDLRISLTDRCSLRCTYCMPEQGNEWLARTSILSTDEIVEVAEVAAALGIRTFRLTGGEPLLRADIVDVVRRIARIEGEDGPVEVAMTTNGISLAKKLPDLIDAGLTRLNISIDTVDRQRFADLTRRDRLEDVFEGIAAAAASELRPLKLNAVAMRGVNDDELTDLVAFAMEVGAQLRFIEQMPLDAGHTWDRSTMVTREEILERLGERWQLDPVPGRGGAPAEKWRIDGGPHEVGVIASVTAPFCGACDRLRLTADGQLRNCLFSNAEYDLTAVMRGEGAVPGQRADAIAGMLRSCVHGKLPGHAIDDPSFLQPARGMNAIGG; encoded by the coding sequence ATGACGGCCGTGCCCGTCGTCATCGGCGTCCGCGCGCCCGAGGTCATCACGGCGCCGGGAACCGCCCCGACGAGCGGCGCGCTCGTCGACACGCACGGCCGTGTGCATCGCGATCTGCGCATCTCGCTGACCGACCGCTGCTCCCTGCGCTGCACCTACTGCATGCCCGAGCAGGGCAACGAGTGGCTCGCGCGCACCAGCATCCTCTCCACCGACGAGATCGTCGAAGTGGCCGAGGTGGCTGCCGCTCTCGGCATCCGCACGTTCCGGCTCACCGGGGGCGAGCCGCTCCTGCGCGCCGACATCGTCGACGTCGTGCGCCGGATCGCCCGCATCGAGGGAGAGGACGGCCCGGTCGAGGTCGCGATGACCACGAACGGCATCAGCCTCGCGAAGAAGCTCCCCGACCTGATCGACGCGGGCCTCACGCGTCTGAACATCAGCATCGACACCGTCGACCGACAGCGCTTCGCCGACCTCACCCGTCGCGACCGGCTCGAGGACGTGTTCGAGGGCATCGCCGCCGCTGCGGCATCCGAACTCCGTCCTCTCAAGCTCAACGCCGTCGCGATGCGCGGCGTGAACGACGACGAGCTCACCGATCTCGTGGCGTTCGCGATGGAGGTCGGCGCGCAGCTGCGCTTCATCGAGCAGATGCCGCTGGACGCCGGGCACACCTGGGATCGCTCCACGATGGTGACGCGTGAGGAGATCCTCGAGAGGCTCGGTGAGCGGTGGCAGCTCGACCCCGTCCCCGGACGCGGTGGGGCACCGGCCGAGAAGTGGCGCATCGACGGCGGTCCGCACGAGGTCGGCGTGATCGCCTCGGTGACTGCGCCGTTCTGCGGCGCCTGCGACCGGCTGCGGCTGACGGCCGACGGCCAGCTGCGAAACTGCCTGTTCTCGAACGCCGAGTACGACCTCACCGCCGTGATGCGCGGCGAAGGGGCCGTCCCCGGTCAGCGGGCCGACGCGATCGCCGGGATGCTGCGCTCGTGCGTGCACGGCAAGCTGCCCGGCCACGCGATCGACGACCCCTCGTTCCTGCAGCCGGCGCGCGGCATGAACGCCATCGGCGGCTGA
- a CDS encoding ABC transporter ATP-binding protein, with translation MSGLRAHVVVAREYFAVDVALEVAPGETVAVMGPSGAGKSTLLQALAGLEPLTAGEIAVGGRVVDRVETPRVRTEPMSRGIVLLGQDARLFPHLSVRENVAFGPRAGGVDARAARDSADDWLIRVGLPGAGDRMPRELSGGEGQRVAVARALAASPRAVLLDEPLVALDPETAGEIRRMLRDQLAGTTTIAVTHDAADAVALAERLVVIESGRVTQSGPVREVLAAPASGFVASIAGVNRVVGIAQDGGWSSDGLRLESADAASRALAASDGAALVAVFRPQDVRLVDHAVTDAAAWRTQVTRLESTLAGIRVHTPYCQVDVPLADAVGLAPGDPLRLRIDPADVRFVAGG, from the coding sequence ATGAGCGGGCTGCGTGCGCACGTGGTCGTCGCTCGTGAGTACTTCGCCGTCGATGTCGCCCTGGAGGTCGCCCCCGGTGAGACCGTCGCGGTGATGGGGCCGAGTGGGGCGGGCAAGTCGACGCTCCTCCAGGCGCTCGCCGGGCTCGAGCCACTGACCGCCGGCGAGATCGCGGTCGGAGGCAGGGTCGTCGATCGCGTCGAGACTCCGCGTGTGCGCACGGAGCCCATGAGTCGCGGCATCGTGCTGCTCGGGCAGGACGCGCGGCTGTTCCCGCACCTGTCGGTGCGCGAGAACGTGGCCTTCGGACCGCGTGCGGGTGGTGTCGACGCCCGCGCGGCGCGCGACTCCGCGGACGACTGGCTCATCCGTGTCGGTCTTCCGGGAGCAGGGGACCGCATGCCTCGAGAGCTCTCCGGCGGCGAGGGCCAACGCGTCGCCGTCGCCCGTGCGCTCGCCGCGTCTCCGCGTGCGGTGCTCCTGGACGAGCCGCTCGTCGCGCTCGATCCCGAGACGGCAGGGGAGATCCGGCGGATGCTCCGCGACCAGCTCGCGGGGACCACGACGATCGCGGTGACGCACGATGCGGCGGATGCCGTCGCGCTCGCCGAGCGCCTCGTCGTGATCGAGTCCGGTCGCGTGACGCAGAGCGGACCCGTGCGCGAGGTGCTGGCGGCACCGGCATCCGGTTTCGTCGCCTCCATCGCCGGCGTCAATCGCGTCGTCGGCATCGCACAGGACGGCGGGTGGTCGAGCGACGGGCTCCGCCTCGAGAGCGCGGATGCCGCGTCGCGCGCGCTGGCCGCGTCGGACGGAGCAGCGCTGGTAGCGGTGTTCCGCCCGCAGGATGTGCGCCTCGTCGATCACGCGGTGACGGATGCCGCCGCGTGGCGCACGCAGGTCACCCGGCTCGAGTCGACGCTGGCCGGCATCCGGGTGCACACGCCGTACTGCCAGGTCGACGTGCCGCTCGCCGATGCCGTGGGACTCGCCCCGGGGGATCCGCTGCGGCTGCGCATCGACCCCGCCGATGTGCGGTTCGTGGCGGGCGGCTGA
- a CDS encoding TetR/AcrR family transcriptional regulator gives MTLTAKGRATRERILEATGAYLRSDAPGEITLDDIRAVTGTSKGQLFHYFPAGKEELLLAAIRREADRVIDDQQPQLDDLTSRSGWEQWSTAVVSRYRALGANCPLAALMDQASTPGAAEVISTLLLDWRERLARGIRAMQGAGEARADADAARVAASVIAGIQGGVQVLRSTGETDTLEASLALHLEYLTR, from the coding sequence ATGACCCTCACCGCGAAAGGCCGTGCCACTCGAGAGCGCATCCTGGAGGCGACCGGTGCCTACCTGCGCAGCGACGCCCCCGGCGAGATCACCCTCGATGACATCCGGGCGGTGACCGGGACCAGCAAGGGGCAGTTGTTCCACTATTTCCCCGCGGGCAAGGAGGAGCTGCTGCTCGCCGCCATCCGGCGCGAGGCCGATCGGGTGATCGACGATCAGCAGCCGCAGCTCGACGACCTCACCAGCCGGAGCGGCTGGGAGCAGTGGAGCACGGCGGTCGTCTCCCGCTATCGCGCGCTGGGAGCCAACTGCCCACTTGCCGCGCTGATGGACCAGGCGTCGACTCCCGGTGCCGCCGAGGTCATCTCCACGCTGCTCCTCGACTGGCGGGAGCGCCTCGCCCGCGGCATCCGCGCGATGCAGGGGGCCGGAGAGGCGCGGGCCGACGCGGATGCCGCGCGGGTCGCGGCATCCGTCATCGCCGGCATCCAGGGAGGGGTGCAGGTCCTGCGATCCACGGGCGAGACCGACACGCTCGAGGCCTCGCTCGCACTCCACCTGGAGTATCTGACCCGCTGA
- the modB gene encoding molybdate ABC transporter permease subunit, whose amino-acid sequence MSPAGAQGYAPRALAVPAFVGLALLIVPLAALVARVQWSTFIADVTSEAALSALTLSLVTGLVATLLCVVVGVPLALYIARSGPRLAAVLRAAVTVPLVLPPMVGGVALLYLFGRAGWLGGLGLSFSTPAVVLAQTFVALPFLVLAVEGAVRTSGVDYERTAAALGAGRWTILRRITLPLAAPGIVAGIVLCFARAIGEFGATALFAGNRPGVTQTMPLAIYTAFNGAGVSQGAAVALALLLLATAIAVLLLVRGWRPGAAR is encoded by the coding sequence ATGAGTCCGGCCGGCGCGCAGGGCTACGCGCCCCGCGCGCTCGCCGTCCCCGCCTTCGTCGGACTGGCTCTCCTGATCGTTCCGCTCGCCGCGCTCGTCGCCCGCGTGCAGTGGTCGACGTTCATCGCGGACGTCACCTCGGAGGCCGCGCTCTCGGCGCTCACGCTGTCGCTCGTCACCGGACTCGTCGCCACGCTGCTGTGTGTCGTCGTGGGCGTGCCGCTCGCCCTGTACATCGCCCGCTCGGGCCCTCGCCTGGCGGCCGTGCTCCGCGCCGCGGTGACGGTTCCGCTCGTCCTTCCCCCGATGGTCGGCGGCGTCGCACTGCTGTACCTGTTCGGACGTGCCGGATGGCTCGGCGGCCTCGGGCTGTCGTTCAGCACCCCCGCTGTCGTGCTCGCGCAGACCTTCGTCGCCCTGCCGTTCCTGGTGCTCGCCGTCGAGGGCGCCGTGCGCACCTCCGGCGTCGACTACGAGCGCACGGCCGCGGCGCTCGGTGCGGGGCGGTGGACGATCCTCCGCCGCATCACCCTGCCGCTCGCGGCGCCCGGCATCGTGGCGGGCATCGTGCTGTGCTTCGCCCGCGCCATCGGCGAGTTCGGGGCGACGGCGCTGTTCGCCGGCAACCGCCCGGGCGTCACCCAGACCATGCCGCTCGCGATCTACACCGCGTTCAACGGCGCCGGGGTGTCGCAGGGGGCGGCGGTCGCGCTCGCGCTGCTGCTCCTCGCCACCGCCATCGCGGTGCTGCTGCTGGTGCGCGGCTGGCGGCCGGGGGCGGCGCGATGA
- a CDS encoding carbohydrate kinase family protein, translating into MTGHEPRGRLLVVGELCVDLIIEVDDEIRFGQHEQIVPRTTLTMGSSSAITACGAAALGVDTRLISVRGDDTFGRFLDTELRERRVDTAGVRVDAALPTGASTHLTRPNGDRAILTSMGSIGTVRAADVTADDLASAAHLHVGSYFLQHDLHAEAPALFRAARAAGVTTSLDGNFDPDERWGSGILDLMPHVDVFFGNEEELTGITRADDIDAAIAQLLAAMPESAVVVAKLGADGAVAAWRSAEDIERIRASVPPLDSDLVDTVGAGDTLAAGFLTARLLDMPVDDAIAFAVACGTASTRGPGGVGAQPDRVTAFALAAQTAVVR; encoded by the coding sequence GTGACCGGGCACGAACCGAGAGGCCGTCTGCTCGTCGTCGGCGAGCTCTGCGTCGACCTGATCATCGAGGTGGATGACGAGATCCGCTTCGGGCAGCACGAGCAGATCGTTCCCCGCACGACGTTGACGATGGGCAGCTCGTCGGCGATCACGGCGTGCGGAGCCGCCGCCCTCGGCGTCGACACCCGACTGATCAGCGTGCGCGGTGACGACACGTTCGGGCGCTTCCTCGACACCGAGCTGCGCGAGCGCCGGGTCGACACCGCCGGCGTTCGCGTCGACGCCGCGCTCCCCACCGGCGCATCCACGCATCTCACGCGGCCGAACGGCGATCGCGCCATCCTCACATCGATGGGCTCGATCGGCACCGTCCGGGCCGCCGACGTCACGGCCGACGACCTCGCCTCCGCCGCGCACCTGCATGTGGGCAGCTACTTCCTCCAGCACGACCTGCACGCCGAGGCACCCGCGCTCTTCCGCGCCGCTCGGGCGGCCGGGGTGACCACGTCACTCGACGGCAACTTCGACCCGGACGAGCGGTGGGGCTCCGGCATCCTCGACCTGATGCCGCACGTCGATGTCTTCTTCGGGAACGAGGAGGAATTGACCGGCATCACCCGAGCGGACGACATCGACGCGGCGATCGCCCAGCTCCTCGCGGCCATGCCGGAGAGCGCGGTCGTCGTCGCGAAGCTCGGTGCCGACGGCGCGGTCGCCGCCTGGCGCTCGGCCGAGGACATCGAGCGGATTCGCGCGAGCGTTCCGCCGCTCGACTCCGACCTCGTGGACACCGTCGGCGCAGGCGACACGCTCGCGGCCGGCTTCCTCACCGCCCGCCTGCTCGACATGCCGGTCGACGACGCGATCGCGTTCGCCGTCGCCTGCGGAACGGCGTCCACGCGGGGCCCCGGCGGGGTCGGCGCGCAGCCGGATCGCGTGACGGCCTTCGCGCTTGCGGCGCAGACCGCCGTCGTCCGCTGA
- the modA gene encoding molybdate ABC transporter substrate-binding protein has translation MNRALRRSATALLAAAVLALTGCAGAAGSTPSASPSETTAESTLSGELNVYAAASLSGAFDAIAEEFTAENPDVTVSPVYDGSSTLVTQILEGAPADVFASADEANMDKAKDAAIDPALFASNTLVIAVPAGNPGDVKSLADLAEVTTVLCAPEVPCGAASAKLLTAAGVTVQAASLEQNVTAVLTKVAASEADAGLVYATDVVGRDDVEVIVPEGAEDVVNHYPIAALADAANPDAAEAFVAFVLSDAGQKILADFGFGKP, from the coding sequence ATGAACCGCGCACTCCGCCGCTCCGCCACCGCGCTCCTCGCTGCCGCCGTCCTCGCCCTCACCGGGTGTGCGGGCGCGGCCGGATCCACTCCGTCGGCCTCGCCCTCCGAGACGACCGCGGAGAGCACCCTGAGCGGTGAGCTGAACGTGTACGCCGCCGCATCGCTCTCGGGTGCCTTCGACGCGATCGCCGAGGAGTTCACCGCCGAGAACCCCGACGTGACGGTCAGCCCGGTCTACGACGGCTCGTCGACGCTCGTCACCCAGATCCTCGAGGGTGCCCCGGCCGACGTCTTCGCCTCCGCCGACGAGGCGAACATGGACAAGGCGAAGGATGCCGCGATCGACCCGGCGCTCTTCGCCTCCAACACCCTCGTGATCGCGGTTCCCGCAGGCAACCCCGGAGACGTGAAATCGCTCGCCGACCTCGCCGAGGTCACCACAGTGCTCTGCGCCCCCGAGGTCCCGTGCGGCGCGGCATCCGCGAAGCTCCTCACCGCCGCCGGTGTCACGGTCCAGGCGGCGAGCCTCGAGCAGAACGTGACCGCCGTGCTCACGAAGGTCGCGGCATCCGAAGCCGACGCCGGTCTCGTGTACGCGACGGATGTGGTCGGTCGCGACGACGTCGAGGTGATCGTGCCCGAGGGCGCCGAGGACGTCGTGAACCACTATCCGATCGCCGCGCTCGCCGATGCAGCGAACCCGGATGCCGCCGAGGCGTTCGTCGCGTTCGTGCTCTCGGACGCGGGTCAGAAGATCCTGGCGGACTTCGGATTCGGCAAGCCATGA